The sequence below is a genomic window from Chondrinema litorale.
ACGCTCAGTACAATCAGTATATGCCTAACCACGATTTCTTTTCAGATGAGGAAATTCTTTCAATTCTAGCTTATGTAAAAGACCAGACTGAGAATCCTCCAGTTACTGCAAAAACAGGTGATGGTGGTACTGGTGGTGATGTTACTGGAGATGGTGGAACTGCTGTTAATTCAGATTTACTATTAGCTATTATAGTAGGTTTACTAATAATACTAGTAATACTTGCTATTGTAATGGTTTTATTGGCTTCAGTTTTAACCAAGTACATTAAGCAAGAGAAAGACTTAAGTGATGTAGATAAAGAGTATCTAGATCAGAAGTTTAAGCCTATGTCGGTTATTAAGAGCCCGGCATTTGCAGGTATTGTTACTTTTATTTTCGTAGCAGTTGTAGCTAAAGCTACTATAGACGGATTATTTACGATTGGTGTGCAGCAGGGCTATGCTCCGGATCAACCAATTAAGTTCTCACATAAACTGCATGCAGGTTATTATGAGATCGACTGTAAATATTGTCATACAGGTGTAGAGAAGAGTAAAAATGCGAATATTCCATCTGCGAATATTTGTATGAATTGTCATAATACTATTCGTACAAACTCTGAAGAAATTAAGAAAATATACACAGCGATTGAAAACGACGAGCCAATTAAGTGGGTAAGAATACACAACCTACCAGACTTGGCTTATTTTAATCACTCCCAGCACGTAAAAGTTGGTGGCCTAGAATGTGAGCAGTGTCATGGAAATATTAAGGAGATGGAAGTGGTTCAGCAATATTCATTATTGACGATGGGTTGGTGTATAGACTGTCATAGAAAGACAGATATTAATTCTAGAGGTAATGAGTATTATGAGAAGCTGGTTCAGATGCATAACTCAACAAGCAAAGAGCCGATGAAAGTGGAAGATATTGGTGGGCTTGAGTGTGCAAAATGCCATTATTAATACACTAATACACTTACAAAAAATTAATTTGATATTCGTCTCAATCTACATTTTGATTGTATGAAAAATAATAAAAAGACTTATTGGCAGGGATTAGAGCAGTTGAAAAACGATCCGGATTTTGTCAAGCATAATGAAAAAGAGTTTCCGGAAGAGTTACCTATAAAGGATGCTTATGGAGATAATACCGGTGGTTCTCAAGGTACTGGTAGGAGAGACTTTCTAAAAATGATGGGATTTAGTGTAGCAGCAGTTTCGCTAGCTGCATGTGAAGCTCCTGTAAG
It includes:
- a CDS encoding c-type cytochrome, with the protein product MNKPFFGTKALLLSTFLIFSFCFTTIAKQADSTQASADASAAADNSGIPSSADAISQGEELFKGNCQQCHAVHEKVVGPALQNVWERQPVPWLLNFIKYPQKTIDSGDEYAQKLYAQYNQYMPNHDFFSDEEILSILAYVKDQTENPPVTAKTGDGGTGGDVTGDGGTAVNSDLLLAIIVGLLIILVILAIVMVLLASVLTKYIKQEKDLSDVDKEYLDQKFKPMSVIKSPAFAGIVTFIFVAVVAKATIDGLFTIGVQQGYAPDQPIKFSHKLHAGYYEIDCKYCHTGVEKSKNANIPSANICMNCHNTIRTNSEEIKKIYTAIENDEPIKWVRIHNLPDLAYFNHSQHVKVGGLECEQCHGNIKEMEVVQQYSLLTMGWCIDCHRKTDINSRGNEYYEKLVQMHNSTSKEPMKVEDIGGLECAKCHY